The following proteins are encoded in a genomic region of Thioclava nitratireducens:
- a CDS encoding MarR family winged helix-turn-helix transcriptional regulator, producing MPNEFETMPGHLIRRLNQRSTAVFQKRIKDAPLELTSVQFAALDALSREPGMDQAQLAARIAYDRATIGDVVKRLVQKGLVERTVSETDRRARSLHLTPEGTTALDGARPVVTRLQAEILEGLSEEEAAQFIVLARKAVAPQD from the coding sequence ATGCCGAACGAATTCGAGACCATGCCCGGCCACCTTATCCGGCGGCTGAACCAACGCTCGACGGCGGTGTTTCAGAAACGGATCAAGGACGCCCCGCTGGAGCTGACCTCTGTGCAATTCGCGGCGCTCGATGCCCTGTCGCGCGAACCGGGGATGGATCAGGCGCAGCTGGCGGCGCGCATTGCCTATGACCGCGCGACGATCGGGGACGTGGTGAAACGGCTGGTGCAAAAGGGGCTCGTCGAGCGAACCGTCAGCGAGACGGATCGGCGCGCGCGCAGCTTGCATCTGACGCCCGAGGGCACAACTGCACTGGACGGCGCGCGGCCCGTAGTGACGCGGCTGCAGGCGGAGATTCTGGAAGGGTTGAGCGAGGAAGAGGCCGCGCAGTTCATCGTGCTCGCCCGCAAGGCGGTCGCCCCGCAGGACTGA
- a CDS encoding FAD-dependent monooxygenase, producing MQFHLNGFNPGDPAIAPRHPQAGEKLDTVDVLIVGCGPAGLTLAAQLAAFPEISVRITERKPGPLEVGQADGIACRSVEMFEAFGFAEKVMKEGYWVNEVAFWRPGAQGDGLQRADRIQDVADDLSEMPHVILNQARVHDFYLETMRNGARRLTPDYDRALTMLTRTDDPDYPLVATFDCLDAPGGTETIRARYVVGCDGAHSTVRKSIGRELHGESARQLWGVMDVLPVTDFPDIRLKAAIQSSTEGSILIIPREGGYLVRLYIELDALHGDERAADRNVSAEMLIEKAQAILAPYTLEVKEVAWWSAYEIGQRVCDGFDDSDSDRDGDGATEPRIFIAGDACHTHSPKAGQGMNVSMADTFNLGWKLAAVLRGQARPGLLRTYSEERQAKAQELIDFDRDMARLFSAKPQTKDDEAQFQAYFQKHGRYTAGVETQYASGLLIGDTAHQALAAGQVVGKRFHSAPVVRLADAKPMQLGHAFKADGRWRLLAFAPEGDSGETGGAIAQLCDWLDGPEGLLHRFTPEGADIDSVIDVRAVFQTPHREMLIEALPALLRPKKGRYGLVDYEKVFCPAVTGPDIFDLRGIDRVQGALLVLRPDQYVAQVLPLDAVDAVADFFDRILIPQSAG from the coding sequence ATGCAGTTTCATCTGAACGGGTTCAACCCCGGCGATCCGGCCATCGCGCCGCGTCATCCGCAGGCGGGTGAGAAGCTCGACACGGTCGACGTTCTGATTGTCGGCTGCGGCCCGGCAGGGCTGACGCTTGCGGCGCAGCTTGCAGCCTTCCCCGAGATTTCCGTGCGCATCACCGAGCGCAAACCCGGCCCGCTCGAAGTCGGGCAGGCGGATGGCATCGCCTGCCGCTCGGTCGAGATGTTCGAGGCTTTCGGCTTCGCCGAAAAGGTGATGAAAGAGGGCTATTGGGTGAACGAGGTCGCCTTCTGGCGGCCCGGCGCGCAAGGCGACGGGCTGCAACGGGCCGACCGGATTCAGGACGTGGCCGACGATCTCTCCGAGATGCCGCATGTCATCCTCAATCAGGCGCGGGTCCATGATTTCTACCTCGAGACGATGCGCAACGGCGCACGCCGTCTGACCCCGGATTACGACCGCGCGCTGACCATGCTCACCCGCACCGACGATCCCGATTATCCGCTCGTCGCTACATTCGACTGCCTTGATGCGCCGGGCGGGACCGAGACGATCCGCGCGCGCTATGTCGTCGGCTGCGACGGCGCGCACAGCACGGTGCGCAAATCCATCGGGCGCGAATTGCACGGCGAATCCGCGCGCCAGCTTTGGGGCGTGATGGATGTGCTGCCGGTCACCGATTTCCCCGATATCCGGCTCAAGGCGGCGATCCAGTCATCCACCGAGGGCAGCATCCTGATCATCCCCCGCGAGGGCGGCTATCTGGTGCGGCTCTATATCGAGCTCGACGCGCTGCATGGCGACGAGCGTGCCGCAGATCGCAATGTCAGTGCCGAGATGCTGATCGAAAAGGCGCAGGCCATCCTCGCTCCCTATACGTTGGAGGTGAAGGAGGTCGCATGGTGGTCGGCCTATGAGATCGGCCAGCGTGTCTGCGACGGGTTCGACGATAGCGACAGCGACAGAGACGGCGACGGCGCGACCGAGCCGCGCATCTTCATCGCGGGCGACGCCTGTCACACCCACAGCCCGAAGGCCGGGCAGGGGATGAATGTCTCGATGGCCGATACGTTCAACCTCGGCTGGAAACTGGCGGCCGTGCTGCGCGGCCAGGCGCGGCCAGGCCTTCTCCGGACCTATTCGGAGGAGCGGCAGGCCAAGGCGCAGGAGCTCATCGATTTCGACCGAGACATGGCGCGGCTGTTCAGCGCGAAGCCGCAGACCAAGGACGATGAGGCGCAGTTTCAGGCCTATTTCCAGAAGCACGGGCGCTATACCGCAGGGGTCGAGACGCAATACGCGTCGGGGCTTCTGATCGGCGACACAGCGCATCAGGCACTCGCTGCCGGGCAGGTCGTGGGCAAGCGGTTCCACTCTGCGCCGGTGGTGCGCTTGGCGGATGCGAAGCCGATGCAGCTGGGCCATGCATTCAAGGCGGATGGACGCTGGCGGCTTCTGGCCTTCGCGCCGGAAGGCGACAGTGGCGAGACAGGCGGGGCGATCGCGCAGCTATGCGACTGGCTCGACGGGCCGGAGGGACTGCTTCACCGCTTCACGCCGGAGGGCGCGGATATCGACAGCGTCATCGACGTTCGCGCAGTCTTCCAGACGCCCCACCGCGAGATGCTGATCGAGGCGCTGCCCGCGCTCCTGCGGCCCAAGAAGGGGCGCTACGGGCTGGTCGATTACGAGAAGGTCTTCTGCCCCGCCGTCACCGGCCCCGACATCTTCGATCTGCGCGGCATCGACCGGGTGCAGGGCGCCTTGCTGGTGCTGCGCCCCGATCAATATGTCGCGCAGGTTCTGCCGCTCGATGCGGTGGACGCGGTCGCGGATTTCTTCGACCGCATCCTGATCCCGCAATCGGCTGGCTGA
- a CDS encoding NAD(P)-dependent oxidoreductase produces the protein MAKIAFLGMGAMGSRMARTLLDAGHDLVVWNRTPERCDPLIEAGATGAETPRDAAAAAEFTISMLRDTDVSREVWCDPDTGAFAGLPESSVAIESSTITPEGAAELGEFARERGLTFLEAPVSGTLPQAENGALVYFLGGEAETAKRVHDVLEPLAKAQHHVGTWGMGARMKLATNAMLGVQVAAWAEIIPMLERGGMDIDLALEALSSTPIWTPNAPYITGTMQRSDFTPQFPVDLISKDFRYAIAEGGEARMPMTEAAKRLFARASEAGHGDENMTGVVQVNRD, from the coding sequence ATGGCGAAAATCGCATTTCTTGGCATGGGAGCGATGGGCTCGCGGATGGCGCGAACCCTTCTGGATGCGGGCCACGATCTTGTCGTCTGGAACCGGACGCCGGAGCGCTGCGACCCGCTGATCGAGGCCGGAGCCACCGGCGCGGAAACCCCGCGCGATGCCGCCGCAGCCGCCGAGTTCACGATCTCGATGCTGCGCGACACCGATGTCTCGCGCGAGGTCTGGTGCGACCCGGACACGGGCGCTTTCGCAGGTCTTCCGGAAAGTTCCGTCGCAATCGAAAGCTCGACCATTACGCCCGAAGGTGCGGCAGAGCTGGGCGAATTCGCCCGCGAGCGCGGGCTGACCTTTCTGGAAGCGCCGGTATCGGGCACGCTACCGCAGGCCGAGAACGGCGCGCTGGTCTATTTCCTCGGCGGTGAGGCCGAGACCGCCAAACGCGTGCATGACGTGCTCGAGCCGCTCGCCAAGGCACAGCATCATGTCGGCACGTGGGGCATGGGCGCGCGAATGAAGCTCGCGACGAACGCCATGCTGGGCGTTCAGGTCGCGGCCTGGGCCGAGATCATTCCGATGCTGGAGCGCGGCGGCATGGATATCGATCTTGCGCTGGAGGCGCTCTCCTCCACCCCGATCTGGACGCCGAACGCGCCCTATATCACCGGCACGATGCAGCGCTCGGATTTCACCCCGCAATTCCCGGTCGACCTGATCTCGAAGGATTTCCGCTATGCCATCGCCGAGGGCGGAGAAGCGCGGATGCCGATGACCGAAGCCGCCAAACGTCTCTTCGCGCGGGCGAGCGAGGCCGGCCATGGCGATGAGAACATGACCGGCGTCGTGCAGGTGAACCGCGACTGA
- a CDS encoding Ku protein: MASRAIWKGQLRLSLVSIPVEIHSATKSGARLSFRQIHGPSGKRVHYEKTVPGIGPIDADEILKGYELGDDEYLLLEPEEIDAIKLETKKTLELVQFVDASEIPPLYYDRPYYVVPTDDLAQDAYRVVRDALRQSKKVGLGQLVMRGKEYLCALRPCGDGILLETLHYADEIREADPLFSDIEDEPADKELLEVATQLIDRKTDSFDASAFTDHYDAALRDLIDRKRKSKKTPRAKAGEDDSSRGGDNVVDLMSALQDSLKADGSDKSGGKSTGRKSSSKTSGAKSSGSKSSKSSGAKSSTKKSA, from the coding sequence ATGGCCTCACGCGCGATCTGGAAAGGCCAGCTCAGACTGTCGCTGGTCAGCATCCCCGTCGAAATCCACTCCGCGACCAAATCCGGCGCGCGACTGTCGTTCCGGCAAATCCATGGGCCTTCGGGCAAGCGTGTCCATTATGAGAAGACCGTCCCCGGCATCGGGCCCATCGACGCCGACGAGATTCTCAAGGGCTACGAGCTCGGCGACGATGAATATCTGCTGCTGGAGCCCGAAGAGATCGACGCGATCAAGCTGGAAACAAAGAAGACGCTTGAGCTTGTGCAATTCGTCGACGCGTCCGAAATCCCACCGCTTTATTACGACCGGCCCTATTACGTCGTGCCGACCGACGATCTGGCGCAGGATGCCTACCGGGTGGTGCGCGATGCGCTGCGGCAATCGAAGAAGGTGGGGCTTGGCCAACTGGTGATGCGCGGCAAGGAATATCTCTGCGCGCTGCGGCCCTGCGGCGACGGCATCCTGCTGGAGACTCTGCATTATGCCGACGAGATCCGCGAAGCCGACCCGCTGTTCTCCGACATCGAGGACGAACCTGCGGACAAAGAGCTTCTGGAGGTCGCCACTCAGTTGATCGACCGCAAGACCGACAGCTTCGACGCCTCCGCCTTCACCGATCACTACGACGCGGCTTTGCGCGATCTGATCGACCGCAAACGCAAGTCGAAGAAGACGCCCCGCGCCAAGGCGGGCGAGGATGACAGCAGCAGAGGCGGCGATAACGTGGTCGACCTGATGTCGGCGCTGCAGGACAGCCTCAAGGCCGATGGCAGCGACAAATCCGGGGGCAAATCGACGGGTCGCAAATCGTCATCGAAAACCTCCGGCGCGAAGTCATCCGGGTCGAAATCCAGCAAATCCTCCGGCGCGAAGTCCTCAACCAAGAAGTCGGCGTGA
- the ligD gene encoding DNA ligase D, whose product MGSLDRYLEMRDFAQTPEPDGGTASGHLAPRYSIQKHDATRTHFDLRLEWEGVLLSWAITKGPSFDPGEKRLAVRTEDHPLDYLTFEGTIPKDNYGAGTVMLWDLGHWQPLIPVGKALKKGHLHLRLHGARLTGEWHLIRMKTEGKRENWLLTKAEDAASGARDPVARYRRSVISQRTMREIAADKPPVETQGGKRPGFAKPQLATLSDKMVAGEGWWHELKFDGYRALIALGDGGPRVFTRNGNDWTDRFEGLLPALAETDCDSALIDGEIVAGAGLDGFSELQKAITAGGPFRFYGFDILSRDGEDLRKAPLSERREVLEEVMKPLPALGPAQLSPVISKDPEGAFETICKAGGEGLIAKRIDAPYRGTRSKSWMKVKCERRDEFVILGWQESDKRGRPFASLALGTAEGDGWRYIGKVGTGFDEDQAEALAKAMKPLARKTAPADVEASEAKGMHWITPELVAEIRYAERTGGDRLRHAVFLGLREDKPARTVRLDNDAPSEERPNGAGIGISSPERVVFEGAGYTKLDVARYYEAMADRILPHLAEHPVSLLRLPEGLGGERFFQKHAGRGFPDGIANVEITESDGKTAQYMMIRTAEGLVAAAQMGTIEFHIWGSRVDRLERPDRLVFDLDPDEGLDFAGVKDAAFEIRDLLAELDMPSWPLLSGGKGIHVTVPLRRSAGWDTVRLFARVFSHLLVARSPKRYTAEMSKSKRKGRIFVDWLRNGEGATAIAPYSLRARPGAPVAMPVSWDELKKVRKANAFDLGAALERDAEIAFPDAVSISQGRVDKLKDMLDASE is encoded by the coding sequence ATGGGAAGCCTCGATCGTTATCTCGAGATGCGCGACTTCGCGCAGACGCCAGAGCCCGATGGCGGCACCGCCTCGGGCCATCTCGCGCCGCGCTATTCGATCCAGAAACACGACGCGACGCGCACCCATTTCGATCTGCGCCTCGAATGGGAGGGCGTGCTGCTGTCCTGGGCGATCACCAAGGGACCGTCTTTCGATCCGGGTGAAAAGCGGCTCGCGGTGCGGACCGAGGATCACCCGCTCGACTATCTCACCTTCGAGGGGACGATCCCGAAGGACAACTATGGCGCGGGCACGGTGATGCTGTGGGATCTGGGGCATTGGCAGCCGCTGATCCCGGTCGGCAAGGCGCTCAAGAAAGGGCATCTGCACCTGCGCCTGCATGGCGCGCGACTGACAGGCGAGTGGCACCTGATCCGCATGAAAACCGAAGGCAAGCGCGAGAACTGGCTGCTGACGAAGGCGGAGGACGCGGCCAGCGGCGCGCGCGATCCAGTGGCGCGCTATCGCCGCTCCGTTATCAGCCAGCGCACGATGCGCGAGATCGCCGCCGACAAGCCGCCCGTCGAGACGCAAGGCGGCAAACGCCCTGGCTTCGCCAAGCCGCAGCTGGCGACCCTGTCGGACAAGATGGTCGCGGGCGAGGGGTGGTGGCACGAGCTGAAATTCGACGGCTACCGGGCACTGATCGCGCTTGGAGACGGCGGCCCGCGTGTCTTCACACGCAACGGCAACGATTGGACGGATCGCTTCGAAGGCCTGCTGCCCGCCTTGGCTGAGACCGATTGCGACAGCGCCCTGATCGACGGCGAGATCGTCGCAGGCGCAGGTCTCGACGGGTTCTCGGAATTGCAAAAGGCGATCACGGCAGGCGGGCCGTTCCGCTTCTACGGATTCGATATCCTGTCGCGCGACGGCGAGGACCTGCGCAAGGCGCCGCTCTCCGAACGCCGCGAAGTGCTGGAGGAGGTGATGAAGCCGCTCCCCGCGCTGGGGCCTGCGCAGCTCTCCCCGGTGATCTCCAAAGACCCCGAGGGTGCCTTCGAGACGATCTGCAAAGCGGGCGGCGAGGGACTGATCGCAAAGCGCATCGACGCACCATATCGCGGGACCCGCTCCAAATCGTGGATGAAGGTCAAATGCGAGCGCCGCGACGAGTTCGTCATTCTCGGCTGGCAGGAAAGCGACAAGCGTGGCCGGCCCTTCGCCTCGCTCGCGCTGGGGACCGCCGAGGGCGACGGCTGGCGCTATATCGGCAAGGTCGGCACCGGCTTCGACGAGGATCAGGCGGAGGCGTTGGCCAAGGCGATGAAACCGCTCGCCCGCAAGACCGCGCCCGCTGATGTCGAGGCATCGGAGGCCAAGGGCATGCACTGGATCACTCCCGAACTGGTAGCCGAGATTCGCTATGCCGAGCGCACCGGGGGCGACCGGTTGCGGCATGCGGTCTTCCTCGGGCTGCGCGAGGACAAGCCCGCGCGCACGGTACGGCTGGATAACGACGCGCCTTCCGAGGAGCGCCCGAACGGCGCGGGGATCGGGATTTCCTCGCCCGAGCGGGTGGTATTCGAGGGCGCCGGCTATACCAAGCTCGATGTCGCGCGTTATTACGAGGCGATGGCCGATCGCATCCTGCCGCATCTTGCCGAGCATCCGGTGTCGCTGCTCCGGCTGCCCGAAGGTCTGGGCGGCGAGCGCTTCTTCCAGAAACACGCGGGCCGGGGCTTTCCCGACGGGATCGCGAATGTCGAGATCACCGAGAGTGACGGCAAGACCGCGCAGTACATGATGATCCGCACAGCGGAGGGGCTGGTCGCGGCCGCGCAGATGGGCACGATAGAGTTCCACATCTGGGGCAGCCGCGTCGATCGGCTGGAGCGGCCCGACCGGCTGGTCTTCGACCTCGACCCCGACGAGGGATTGGATTTCGCCGGGGTCAAAGATGCGGCCTTCGAGATCCGCGATCTGCTGGCCGAGTTGGACATGCCGAGCTGGCCGCTCTTGTCCGGCGGCAAGGGTATCCACGTGACGGTGCCGCTCCGGCGCAGTGCCGGATGGGACACGGTCAGGCTTTTTGCGCGGGTCTTCTCGCATCTTCTCGTCGCGCGGTCGCCCAAACGCTATACCGCCGAAATGTCGAAGTCGAAGCGGAAGGGGCGAATTTTCGTCGACTGGCTGCGCAACGGCGAGGGAGCGACAGCGATCGCGCCCTATTCGCTGCGCGCACGGCCCGGTGCGCCGGTCGCGATGCCGGTCTCGTGGGACGAGCTGAAGAAAGTCCGCAAGGCCAACGCCTTCGATCTGGGCGCGGCGCTGGAGCGTGATGCAGAGATCGCGTTTCCCGATGCCGTCTCGATTAGCCAGGGTCGGGTCGACAAGCTCAAAGATATGCTCGACGCCTCGGAGTGA
- a CDS encoding HAMP domain-containing histidine kinase produces the protein MSLRLRLFLILTGATLAVWLSAVLWIENSTRAEVTRVLDARLVEAARMVSSLVSKNQIALNRDDPAQITLSHDESYEHQQFCQIWSFTQGLVGRSNGAPSAQLVPADATGFRDVTRDGKALRVYTIIDPDLGGQVTVGDSLAMRNRLVRDVIEGFLWPALVILPVMWGLIWLAISRGLAPLDRFASDLDARPSEDLRALPGTAQQPREIRPLAGALDDLLARLAAARGREREFIAYAAHEMKTPLAGLKTQAHIARHAPDTDTREHALAAISTSVDRTDRMVRQLLDLAQVDSRETRATPVELTGLLRQVLGDLAGLATRRGVTLELDSALDAPSVGSDPLLLSLALRNLIENAVQASPDGAAIKARVTGSDDALLIDIHDGGPGLPPEIAQQAGQKFVKGKGADANGSGLGLAIARDALARLGATLRYEMRDDGHHTLLDLPTA, from the coding sequence ATCTCGCTCCGCCTCCGCCTCTTCCTGATCCTCACCGGCGCGACGCTGGCCGTCTGGCTTTCGGCGGTGCTCTGGATCGAGAATTCCACCCGCGCCGAGGTGACGCGCGTGCTCGACGCGCGTCTGGTGGAGGCAGCGCGCATGGTCTCGTCTCTGGTCTCGAAAAACCAGATCGCGCTGAACCGTGACGATCCGGCGCAGATCACCCTCTCGCATGACGAGAGCTACGAGCATCAGCAATTTTGCCAGATCTGGTCTTTCACCCAAGGGCTCGTCGGACGCTCGAACGGGGCGCCGAGCGCGCAGCTGGTGCCCGCCGATGCAACGGGCTTTCGCGATGTGACGCGCGACGGCAAGGCGCTGCGGGTCTACACGATCATCGACCCCGATCTGGGCGGGCAGGTCACGGTGGGCGACAGTCTCGCGATGCGCAACCGGCTGGTGCGCGACGTGATCGAAGGGTTCCTGTGGCCCGCACTGGTGATCCTGCCGGTGATGTGGGGATTGATCTGGCTTGCGATCTCGCGCGGGTTGGCACCGCTAGACCGCTTCGCCAGCGATCTGGACGCGCGGCCCAGCGAGGATCTGCGCGCGTTGCCCGGCACTGCCCAGCAACCGCGCGAGATCCGCCCGCTCGCCGGAGCGCTCGACGACCTTCTGGCACGTCTGGCCGCCGCGCGCGGGCGCGAGCGCGAGTTCATCGCCTACGCCGCGCATGAGATGAAAACGCCGCTCGCCGGGCTGAAGACGCAGGCCCATATCGCGCGCCATGCGCCCGATACCGACACCCGGGAACACGCCCTTGCCGCAATCTCGACCTCCGTCGACCGGACCGACCGGATGGTGCGGCAACTTCTCGACCTGGCGCAGGTGGATAGCCGCGAGACGCGGGCGACCCCGGTCGAACTGACCGGGCTGCTGCGGCAGGTGCTGGGCGATCTGGCGGGGCTTGCGACGCGGCGGGGGGTGACACTGGAACTCGACAGCGCTCTGGACGCCCCGAGCGTCGGCAGCGATCCGCTGCTCCTGTCCCTCGCCCTGCGCAACCTGATCGAGAACGCGGTGCAGGCGAGCCCGGACGGAGCAGCGATCAAGGCGCGTGTGACCGGGTCCGACGACGCGCTTTTGATCGACATCCATGATGGCGGGCCCGGCCTGCCGCCGGAGATCGCGCAGCAGGCGGGACAGAAATTCGTCAAGGGCAAGGGTGCCGATGCGAATGGCTCTGGCCTAGGCCTCGCGATCGCGCGCGATGCGTTGGCGCGTCTGGGGGCCACGCTGCGCTACGAGATGCGCGACGACGGGCATCACACGCTGCTCGACCTGCCCACCGCGTGA
- a CDS encoding response regulator, whose amino-acid sequence MRILVVEDDSILADGLRVGLGMAGFTADVVSCLEDARAALAGAEYRALVLDLMLPDGSGLELLRELRAGRAGLPVLLLTARDQVEDRVAGLDAGADDYLGKPFDLDELAARLRALSRRSDGRAAAQIAHAGLELDPGTRSAAFNGQPLKLSRREFAVLQALAERPGRVLAKSDLEDRLYGWDEEVESNAVEVHIHHLRAKLGRDFIETLRGIGYRLRPEETSPSRSASASS is encoded by the coding sequence ATGCGCATACTCGTCGTCGAAGATGACAGCATATTGGCGGATGGCCTGCGGGTGGGGCTCGGCATGGCCGGGTTCACAGCCGATGTCGTCTCCTGCCTCGAGGACGCGCGCGCAGCACTCGCAGGGGCGGAGTACCGCGCGCTCGTGCTGGACCTGATGCTGCCCGATGGCTCCGGGCTCGAACTGCTGCGCGAATTGCGCGCAGGCCGCGCCGGGCTGCCGGTGTTGCTTCTGACCGCGCGCGATCAGGTCGAGGACCGGGTCGCGGGGTTGGACGCAGGCGCTGATGACTATCTCGGCAAGCCTTTCGACCTGGACGAGCTGGCTGCGAGGCTGCGCGCCCTGTCGCGCCGGTCGGACGGGCGAGCGGCAGCGCAGATCGCCCATGCCGGGCTGGAGCTCGACCCCGGCACCCGTAGCGCGGCCTTCAACGGCCAACCGCTGAAACTCTCGCGCCGCGAATTCGCAGTGTTGCAGGCGCTGGCCGAACGCCCCGGACGGGTGCTTGCGAAATCGGATCTCGAAGACCGGCTCTACGGCTGGGACGAAGAGGTCGAGAGCAACGCCGTCGAAGTTCATATCCACCATCTGCGCGCGAAGCTCGGGCGCGATTTCATCGAAACCCTGCGCGGCATCGGCTACCGGCTGCGCCCAGAGGAGACCTCGCCATCTCGCTCCGCCTCCGCCTCTTCCTGA
- the dsbD gene encoding protein-disulfide reductase DsbD: MNAKALSRLSLRTLWGVFLISLLLPGLAAAQSFDLLKPKGGSGPLSPEAAFQVETEWQDDGTLAVSFDIAPGYYLYRDHLTVSAEGGDAPVIETQPGEMKDDPNFGTVEVWHDHTEAVVSDITGPFTLHWQGCEEKGLCYPPQSREIVPPDGAATASASGAAQSNQAAGVPDYARSDAPASSSASAASSEAESPSPAASNSEESGSELSLSSDDGLVAGIAAKGGWALVVASFFGFGLLLAFTPCVLPMVPIVAGMLGAQGKDLTPARGLALTGTYVLAMAVAFGLLGIVAAWSGQNLQFLMQAPPTVIALALLFAVLALSSFGLFELRLPQALTNKVSSVQGRRGTLAGAAILGFTSTLIVGPCVTAPLAGAFLYIAQTGDAGLGASALFALGLGQGVLLMAVGLFGSAILPRMGEWMVGVNRAFGFVFLGVAIWLLSRVIAGPAILALWALLLIGAGVALGGRDRFGPESSGLRRTGGALGVAALLAGAIEGIGAASGASDPLRPLAPFAASQTVAAASSDVLTEDDFTHVETPEALDAALAAAKGAPVMLITTAEWCTECATIAREVIPDPRVQAALRDVTPIAVDVTKTGAPQQALLKRLGVIGPPTLIFLNPDHTEAQGTRLIGDVTAPKLTTSLSEIAQ, from the coding sequence ATGAACGCAAAGGCTCTTTCCCGTCTATCGCTGCGCACCCTCTGGGGCGTGTTTCTGATCTCGCTGCTGTTGCCCGGCCTCGCTGCGGCGCAAAGCTTCGATCTTCTGAAGCCCAAGGGAGGCAGCGGTCCGCTGTCGCCCGAAGCGGCGTTTCAGGTCGAGACCGAGTGGCAGGATGACGGGACGCTCGCCGTCTCGTTTGACATCGCGCCGGGCTATTACCTCTATCGCGATCACCTGACGGTCAGCGCCGAGGGCGGCGATGCGCCGGTGATCGAGACGCAGCCGGGCGAAATGAAGGATGATCCGAATTTCGGCACGGTCGAGGTCTGGCATGATCACACCGAGGCCGTGGTGAGCGACATCACCGGCCCCTTCACGCTGCACTGGCAGGGCTGCGAAGAAAAGGGGCTTTGCTACCCGCCGCAAAGCCGCGAGATCGTGCCGCCGGATGGGGCCGCGACTGCGTCTGCATCCGGCGCGGCGCAGTCGAACCAAGCCGCCGGGGTGCCCGATTATGCGCGGAGCGACGCGCCTGCCTCGTCTTCCGCGTCTGCGGCGTCCTCCGAGGCCGAAAGCCCTTCGCCGGCTGCATCCAATTCCGAAGAAAGCGGGAGCGAACTGAGCCTCTCTTCCGATGACGGGCTCGTCGCAGGGATAGCGGCGAAAGGCGGCTGGGCGCTGGTGGTGGCCTCGTTCTTCGGCTTCGGTCTGCTTCTGGCCTTCACCCCTTGCGTTCTGCCAATGGTGCCGATCGTGGCCGGGATGCTCGGCGCGCAAGGAAAAGACCTGACGCCTGCGCGCGGGCTCGCACTGACCGGAACCTATGTGTTGGCGATGGCGGTGGCCTTCGGGCTTCTGGGCATCGTGGCAGCGTGGTCTGGGCAGAACCTGCAATTCCTGATGCAGGCCCCTCCGACGGTGATCGCGCTCGCCCTGCTGTTTGCCGTCCTCGCGCTGTCCTCCTTCGGGTTGTTCGAGCTGCGCCTGCCGCAGGCGCTGACCAACAAGGTGAGCTCCGTGCAGGGGCGGCGCGGCACGCTTGCGGGGGCGGCGATCCTCGGCTTCACGTCGACGCTGATCGTCGGACCTTGCGTGACGGCCCCGCTGGCCGGGGCCTTCCTCTATATCGCGCAGACGGGTGACGCCGGGCTCGGGGCCTCGGCGCTGTTTGCGCTGGGGTTGGGACAGGGCGTGTTGCTGATGGCAGTGGGGCTCTTCGGTTCGGCGATCCTGCCGCGCATGGGCGAATGGATGGTCGGCGTGAACCGCGCCTTCGGCTTCGTCTTCCTGGGCGTGGCGATCTGGCTGCTGAGCCGCGTCATCGCCGGTCCTGCGATCCTCGCGCTCTGGGCGCTGCTGCTGATCGGCGCAGGCGTGGCCCTGGGCGGTCGCGACCGGTTCGGACCGGAAAGCTCGGGCTTGCGCCGCACCGGGGGCGCGCTTGGCGTCGCGGCACTGCTGGCCGGTGCCATCGAGGGTATCGGTGCGGCAAGCGGGGCCAGCGATCCACTGCGGCCGCTTGCTCCCTTCGCAGCGAGCCAGACCGTCGCGGCTGCCTCGTCGGACGTGCTGACGGAGGATGACTTCACCCATGTCGAGACGCCCGAAGCGCTCGACGCCGCACTGGCCGCTGCGAAGGGCGCGCCGGTGATGCTGATCACGACCGCCGAATGGTGCACCGAATGCGCGACCATCGCGCGCGAGGTGATCCCCGACCCGCGGGTGCAGGCCGCACTGCGCGACGTCACGCCCATCGCGGTCGATGTAACCAAAACCGGCGCGCCGCAGCAGGCGCTTCTGAAACGGTTGGGCGTGATCGGCCCGCCGACGCTGATCTTCCTCAACCCAGATCACACGGAGGCGCAGGGCACCCGCCTGATCGGGGATGTCACCGCGCCGAAACTCACGACCTCGCTTTCGGAGATCGCTCAATGA